The Apium graveolens cultivar Ventura chromosome 11, ASM990537v1, whole genome shotgun sequence genome has a window encoding:
- the LOC141698414 gene encoding lon protease homolog 2, peroxisomal-like isoform X1: protein MGESVELPSRLGILPFRNKVLLPGAIIRIRCTSPSSVKLVEQELWQKEEKGLIGILPVRDAAETTSVGPVLSSGLGPDMGLGERNPKSQIGVSDAQKIDGKNQQEVIQWHTRGVAARALHLSRGVEKPSGRVTYIVVLEGLCRFNVQELSTRGTYYTARITSLDKTKPEMELVEQDPDFIALSLQFKASAMDLISVLEQKQKTGGRTKVLLETVPVHKLADIFVASFEISFEEQLSMLDSVDIKVRLSKATELVNRHLQSIRVAEKITQKVEGQLSKSQKEFLLRQQMRAIKEELGDNDDDEDDVSALEKKMQNAGMPANIWKHAQRELRRLKKMQPQQPGYNSSRVYLELLADLPWQTASEEHELDLKAAKERLDSDHYGLVKVKQRIIEYLAVRKLKPDARGPVLCFVGPPGVGKTSLASSIASALGRKFVRISLGGVKDEADIRGHRRTYIGSMPGRLIDGLKKVAVCNPVMLLDEIDKTGSDVRGDPASALLEVLDPEQNKTFNDHYLNVPYDLSKVIFVATANKAQPIPPPLLDRMEVIELPGYTPEEKLRIAMRHLIPRVLDQHGLSSDFLQIPEAMVKLIIERYTREAGVRNLERNLASLARAAAVRVAEQGHVVPLSKDVHQLSSPLLESRLGESAEVEMEVISMGDNHEISSDFRINSSMIVDESMLEKVLGPPRFDDKETAERVAAPGISVGLVWTAFGGEVQFVEATSMAGKGDLHLTGQLGDVIKESAQIALTWVRARATDLKLASAKETNLLDGRDVHIHFPAGAIPKDGPSAGVTLVTALVSLFTHTRVRSDTAMTGEMTLRGLVLPVGGVKDKVLAAHRYGIKRVILPERNLKDLVEVPSAVLTSMEILPAKRMEDVLEHAFEGGCPWRQTSKL, encoded by the exons ATGGGTGAATCGGTGGAGCTCCCAAGTCGACTCGGTATTTTACCCTTCAGGAACAAAGTTTTATTGCCTGGCGCTATTATTCGTATTCGATGCACTTCTCCTAGCAG TGTGAAATTGGTGGAGCAAGAACTATGGCAGAAGGAAGAAAAGGGATTAATAGGGATTTTGCCAGTACGTGATGCTGCTGAGACAACGTCAGTAGGTCCTGTGTTATCTTCAG GGCTAGGGCCTGACATGGGACTGGGAGAGCGAAATCCAAAAAGTCAAATTGGTGTGTCTGATGCTCAAAAGATTGATGGTAAAAATCAACAGGAAGTTATTCAATGGCATACTAG GGGAGTTGCAGCTCGAGCTTTACATCTCTCTAGGGGGGTGGAGAAACCAAGTGGAAGGGTCACATACATTGTTGTTCTTGAAGGATTGTGTAGATTTAATGTTCAGGAACTTAGTACAAGGGGGACTTATTATACGGCACGGATTACTTCTCTTGATAAGACAAAGCCTG AGATGGAGCTAGTAGAGCAAGATCCAGATTTCATAGCATTGTCCCTCCAGTTCAAAGCTTCTGCAATGGACCTTATCTCTGTTCTTGAGCAG AAACAAAAAACTGGAGGTAGGACAAAAGTTCTTCTGGAGACGGTTCCAGTGCACAAGCTGGCAGATATATTTGTTGCTAGCTTTGAGATTAGCTTCGAAGAACAACTATCAATGTTAGACTCGGTTGATATAAAAGTTAGGCTTTCAAAAGCTACTGAACTAGTTAATCGGCATTTACAG TCAATCCGTGTAGCTGAGAAGATTACACAAAAGGTTGAAGGGCAGTTATCTAAATCACAGAAAGAATTCCTTTTGCGTCAGCAG ATGAGGGCTATCAAAGAGGAGCTTGGTGacaatgatgatgatgaggatgatgTGTCTGCCCTCGAGAAGAAGATGCAAAATGCAGGAATGCCTGCAAATATCTGGAAGCATGCACAGAGAGAACTAAG GCGTCTAAAAAAAATGCAACCCCAGCAACCTGGATATAACAGCTCTCGAGTTTACTTGGAGCTTCTTGCTGATTTACCCTGGCAGACAGCCAGCGAAGAGCATGAATTGGACTTAAAGGCCGCCAAAGAGCGTCTTGACAGTGATCATTATGGACTAGTCAAGGTCAAGCAACGGATAATTGAATATTTGGCTGTTCGCAAG CTTAAACCAGATGCGAGAGGCCCAGTATTGTGCTTTGTTGGTCCACCAGGTGTTGGAAAGACATCCTTGGCATCATCTATTGCCTCTGCTCTAGGCAGGAAATTTGTACGCATCTCTCTTGGTGGTGTTAAGGATGAGGCTGATATTAGAGGGCATAGAAGGACATACATCGGAAGCATGCCTGGGCGTCTCATTGATGGATTGAAG aaagtagctgtTTGCAATCCTGTTATGCTCCTAGATGAGATTGACAAGACTGGTTCTGATGTTCGTGGAGATCCGGCCTCAGCTCTACTGGAAGTTCTCGACCCTGAACAAAACAAAACATTTAATGATCA CTACTTGAATGTTCCGTACGACCTTTCTAAGGTCATCTTTGTGGCAACTGCAAATAAAGCACAGCCTATTCCTCCACCCCTACTAGACAGGATGGAAGTCATTGAGCTGCCTGGTTATACTCCCGAAGAAAAGCTTAGAATTGCGATGCGACATTTAATTCCAAGAGTTCTGGACCAGCatggcttaagttctgatttccTTCAAATTCCTGAG GCTATGGTGAAACTCATTATTGAAAGATACACGAGAGAGGCTGGCGTTAGGAATCTGGAAAGGAATCTTGCGTCTTTAGCTCGTGCAGCCGCAGTAAGAGTTGCAGAGCAAGGGCATGTTGTTCCACTTAGTAAAGATGTGCACCAACTTTCTTCTCCATTGCTAGAAAGTAGACTCGGGGAAAGTGCAGAAGTAGAAATGGAAGTAATTTCAATGGGTGACAATCACGAGATTTCAAGCGACTTCAGAATTAATTCATCTATGATTGTTGATGAGTCTATGCTGGAAAAAGTGTTAGGG CCTCCAAGGTTCGATGACAAAGAAACTGCGGAGCGGGTTGCAGCACCTGGGATCTCAGTTGGACTGGTGTGGACTGCATTCGGAGGAGAGGTTCAATTTGTGGAGGCTACGTCAATGGCGGGGAAGGGTGACCTACATCTTACTGGTCAACTTGGTGATGTTATTAAAGAATCGGCGCAGATAGCGCTGACCTGG GTAAGGGCAAGGGCCACTGACCTTAAGTTGGCTTCTGCCAAGGAAACAAATCTACTGGATGGGCGGGATGTTCACATTCATTTCCCTGCCGGTGCTATACCTAAAGATGGCCCCTCTGCAGGTGTGACACTTGTAACTGCACTGGTGTCATTGTTCACTCATACTAGAGTAAGGTCAGATACAGCGATGACAGGGGAAATGACACTGCGAGGTCTAGTATTACCCGTTGGTGGTGTTAAAGACAAG GTTTTGGCAGCACATCGCTATGGTATAAAAAGGGTTATCCTGCCAGAGAGGAATTTGAAGGATCTGGTTGAAGTACCATCAGCTGTTTTGACCAGTATGGAG
- the LOC141698414 gene encoding lon protease homolog 2, peroxisomal-like isoform X2: protein MGESVELPSRLGILPFRNKVLLPGAIIRIRCTSPSSVKLVEQELWQKEEKGLIGILPVRDAAETTSVGLGPDMGLGERNPKSQIGVSDAQKIDGKNQQEVIQWHTRGVAARALHLSRGVEKPSGRVTYIVVLEGLCRFNVQELSTRGTYYTARITSLDKTKPEMELVEQDPDFIALSLQFKASAMDLISVLEQKQKTGGRTKVLLETVPVHKLADIFVASFEISFEEQLSMLDSVDIKVRLSKATELVNRHLQSIRVAEKITQKVEGQLSKSQKEFLLRQQMRAIKEELGDNDDDEDDVSALEKKMQNAGMPANIWKHAQRELRRLKKMQPQQPGYNSSRVYLELLADLPWQTASEEHELDLKAAKERLDSDHYGLVKVKQRIIEYLAVRKLKPDARGPVLCFVGPPGVGKTSLASSIASALGRKFVRISLGGVKDEADIRGHRRTYIGSMPGRLIDGLKKVAVCNPVMLLDEIDKTGSDVRGDPASALLEVLDPEQNKTFNDHYLNVPYDLSKVIFVATANKAQPIPPPLLDRMEVIELPGYTPEEKLRIAMRHLIPRVLDQHGLSSDFLQIPEAMVKLIIERYTREAGVRNLERNLASLARAAAVRVAEQGHVVPLSKDVHQLSSPLLESRLGESAEVEMEVISMGDNHEISSDFRINSSMIVDESMLEKVLGPPRFDDKETAERVAAPGISVGLVWTAFGGEVQFVEATSMAGKGDLHLTGQLGDVIKESAQIALTWVRARATDLKLASAKETNLLDGRDVHIHFPAGAIPKDGPSAGVTLVTALVSLFTHTRVRSDTAMTGEMTLRGLVLPVGGVKDKVLAAHRYGIKRVILPERNLKDLVEVPSAVLTSMEILPAKRMEDVLEHAFEGGCPWRQTSKL, encoded by the exons ATGGGTGAATCGGTGGAGCTCCCAAGTCGACTCGGTATTTTACCCTTCAGGAACAAAGTTTTATTGCCTGGCGCTATTATTCGTATTCGATGCACTTCTCCTAGCAG TGTGAAATTGGTGGAGCAAGAACTATGGCAGAAGGAAGAAAAGGGATTAATAGGGATTTTGCCAGTACGTGATGCTGCTGAGACAACGTCAGTAG GGCTAGGGCCTGACATGGGACTGGGAGAGCGAAATCCAAAAAGTCAAATTGGTGTGTCTGATGCTCAAAAGATTGATGGTAAAAATCAACAGGAAGTTATTCAATGGCATACTAG GGGAGTTGCAGCTCGAGCTTTACATCTCTCTAGGGGGGTGGAGAAACCAAGTGGAAGGGTCACATACATTGTTGTTCTTGAAGGATTGTGTAGATTTAATGTTCAGGAACTTAGTACAAGGGGGACTTATTATACGGCACGGATTACTTCTCTTGATAAGACAAAGCCTG AGATGGAGCTAGTAGAGCAAGATCCAGATTTCATAGCATTGTCCCTCCAGTTCAAAGCTTCTGCAATGGACCTTATCTCTGTTCTTGAGCAG AAACAAAAAACTGGAGGTAGGACAAAAGTTCTTCTGGAGACGGTTCCAGTGCACAAGCTGGCAGATATATTTGTTGCTAGCTTTGAGATTAGCTTCGAAGAACAACTATCAATGTTAGACTCGGTTGATATAAAAGTTAGGCTTTCAAAAGCTACTGAACTAGTTAATCGGCATTTACAG TCAATCCGTGTAGCTGAGAAGATTACACAAAAGGTTGAAGGGCAGTTATCTAAATCACAGAAAGAATTCCTTTTGCGTCAGCAG ATGAGGGCTATCAAAGAGGAGCTTGGTGacaatgatgatgatgaggatgatgTGTCTGCCCTCGAGAAGAAGATGCAAAATGCAGGAATGCCTGCAAATATCTGGAAGCATGCACAGAGAGAACTAAG GCGTCTAAAAAAAATGCAACCCCAGCAACCTGGATATAACAGCTCTCGAGTTTACTTGGAGCTTCTTGCTGATTTACCCTGGCAGACAGCCAGCGAAGAGCATGAATTGGACTTAAAGGCCGCCAAAGAGCGTCTTGACAGTGATCATTATGGACTAGTCAAGGTCAAGCAACGGATAATTGAATATTTGGCTGTTCGCAAG CTTAAACCAGATGCGAGAGGCCCAGTATTGTGCTTTGTTGGTCCACCAGGTGTTGGAAAGACATCCTTGGCATCATCTATTGCCTCTGCTCTAGGCAGGAAATTTGTACGCATCTCTCTTGGTGGTGTTAAGGATGAGGCTGATATTAGAGGGCATAGAAGGACATACATCGGAAGCATGCCTGGGCGTCTCATTGATGGATTGAAG aaagtagctgtTTGCAATCCTGTTATGCTCCTAGATGAGATTGACAAGACTGGTTCTGATGTTCGTGGAGATCCGGCCTCAGCTCTACTGGAAGTTCTCGACCCTGAACAAAACAAAACATTTAATGATCA CTACTTGAATGTTCCGTACGACCTTTCTAAGGTCATCTTTGTGGCAACTGCAAATAAAGCACAGCCTATTCCTCCACCCCTACTAGACAGGATGGAAGTCATTGAGCTGCCTGGTTATACTCCCGAAGAAAAGCTTAGAATTGCGATGCGACATTTAATTCCAAGAGTTCTGGACCAGCatggcttaagttctgatttccTTCAAATTCCTGAG GCTATGGTGAAACTCATTATTGAAAGATACACGAGAGAGGCTGGCGTTAGGAATCTGGAAAGGAATCTTGCGTCTTTAGCTCGTGCAGCCGCAGTAAGAGTTGCAGAGCAAGGGCATGTTGTTCCACTTAGTAAAGATGTGCACCAACTTTCTTCTCCATTGCTAGAAAGTAGACTCGGGGAAAGTGCAGAAGTAGAAATGGAAGTAATTTCAATGGGTGACAATCACGAGATTTCAAGCGACTTCAGAATTAATTCATCTATGATTGTTGATGAGTCTATGCTGGAAAAAGTGTTAGGG CCTCCAAGGTTCGATGACAAAGAAACTGCGGAGCGGGTTGCAGCACCTGGGATCTCAGTTGGACTGGTGTGGACTGCATTCGGAGGAGAGGTTCAATTTGTGGAGGCTACGTCAATGGCGGGGAAGGGTGACCTACATCTTACTGGTCAACTTGGTGATGTTATTAAAGAATCGGCGCAGATAGCGCTGACCTGG GTAAGGGCAAGGGCCACTGACCTTAAGTTGGCTTCTGCCAAGGAAACAAATCTACTGGATGGGCGGGATGTTCACATTCATTTCCCTGCCGGTGCTATACCTAAAGATGGCCCCTCTGCAGGTGTGACACTTGTAACTGCACTGGTGTCATTGTTCACTCATACTAGAGTAAGGTCAGATACAGCGATGACAGGGGAAATGACACTGCGAGGTCTAGTATTACCCGTTGGTGGTGTTAAAGACAAG GTTTTGGCAGCACATCGCTATGGTATAAAAAGGGTTATCCTGCCAGAGAGGAATTTGAAGGATCTGGTTGAAGTACCATCAGCTGTTTTGACCAGTATGGAG